ATAGCTTTATGAAAGCAACCctctccacctactctcctttatctgattttattttattttcctcttGAGATTTGTAAAGTTTTGTCTGTTGTAAAATTTGCTTTCCACATATCTCAGTataggtaaaaaaaataaatatatatttgtatcgcgtggttataacaaaaatatattgaataattataatttagtaATAATTATATCTAGGGTTAAAATTAGGTGTCAAGATTatgtttataatattaatatttttttcaacataCATTTTCTGATGTTTATAAAAATcttatatttttgattttttgattaaattaattaaaatataaaaattttaaaaatataaaaatttatttttttattattagttaagaacatatgtttattaattaatatatattaaatatttaatttaatatcatctataaaaactcttatttatctaatataaattttaagtttaaataattaactttatttttaaaatttgatataaccATAATGCAATCAAACaatacaattttaattataCCATTATGACAAATAAACatgtcatcatcatcataattataaaattgataattactattttaataattatatcaattttaattatCAAGTGGCTTTCCAAAATAGACTGGAAGTAAAAAGTGAATTAAGGGAGTACAACAATCGATgctattttccaagaatataaGGAGGCAAGGACTAAAAAGCACGAGTTTTGGTTCTCCTTTGCACTTTCCAGTGCAGTGCCATTTTTATAGTCTTCTTCCGAGGTAAGCAAAGGGCAAAAATGGGAATCTGGGATTTCATAAGCTCCGGCACAGAAGTGGTGAAACGGAATACACGGGATCTAGCAACTCCGGTGAAGAAGGTATGTGAAAGATCCTATTATTACAGTGCGGCCACCGTCAGAAAGATCGACGACGAACTACAGAAGCTGGGTCAGTACAGTTACATGCCTGATGAAGAAGGCAGGGCTAAAATCGTCAATTTCAGTACAAAATTCGTCAAAAATGCTTCCTTTTATGCGGTTAAAGAAGCAGCCAACATCTTCATCCCTGGTTTGCTCTCTTCTCCTTTACGAATCCAACCCCCCTACCCCcctaaaatcataaataatgcACGTGCAGTCGATATTTATACCACATTAGAGGCAGATTAATGAGATTTGAGGTATTATAACACATGCCTGGCAAATCTCGTGAGATTTGTCATGTTGTACTTATTCAACTTTATCatattttgttgaaaataaattaagagTAGAAAGTCTAAATTGTTTAGGAttagttatttgatatttatttaatttatgtctatgtagaatttatttgtcttaatttatatatgaatatgtttTCTAATTGTAGAAGACAATACGAGTTAGCCCAAATGAAATCAACAAAGTccgtcaatttttttttttgcaagagTTACTGATATTGTCAACGATATGAGGACTAATGGAGAAGCATTAGACTAAGTTAAAGTTGTTGAAAAAGTATTGCGATCCATGTGTACAAAATTTCACACCAAGAAGACGTTCCTAAAAGCCCCCATAGATCTTAGCACTTTGACACTTGATGATTTAAAAGGTGAATTAGTGACATACGAGATGCCCCTTAATCATCAGAAGACAAAAACAATTGATGAATTGTTGCAAGCAAAGATGACTCAACCTAAccgaaaagaaaagaagagatatcAAACTTGGCTGACACAAATCAAAAAGGTCAGAATTTCAGAGGTAGAGGACAAGGAAACAGGAGTAACTTTTGAGGCCGTGGTAAATGTAATTTTTCTTATCAACAGAGAAATAATAACAATTTCAGAAAGGAACAACAAAGTAATCAAAGTTTGGGACATCTTCACTTGCCCATTGAGAgtgcaaaataatttttttgtcaaatcaatattttgtatttaataGGTAtacattttgaatattttaaatattcaatAGATACTAATGCTAATTGAGGTGTGACAACTTAAGAGGCCGCCAAAATCTAAAGTGAAATTGGGGAAATGAATAAACGTGTTTTCACCTAGTGAATTATTACCACTATAATGTTGCATAAAAAAGTAGTGTTCATGTGTGCAGGTGTCTCCCAAATTTACTCTCAAACAGTTCGCGAAATGGAAATCGAGTCTAAAAAGAATCAAAACGTGTCGCCTGACAAGGAAATAGCTGGCAATTCGAGTAAGGATACCAGTAGTACTGGTACTCTGGGATTGCTCGATGGGGCTGAGATTCTGGAAAAAAGAGAACCACCGTTAGTTTCTGAAAATAAAGTTGAGGTTGATTCATTTGCACATCGAACAGCTGAAGAGGGGGGAGCTATAAGTGGTCAACCGAACATCATTCGTCAAAAAATTAGATCTTTAATATAGGTAAAATATTCTCTATTTTGTGGATATATAAATAAAGTACAACAGAGGTTGGTAATCTGATGATAAGCTTGCTCATTTAAAGTCTCTGGTTCGAAAATTATCACCGTCCtaagaaattatatttaaaaataataactaaagtATACTTTCCACTattattcttttcattatttttaaactattgTTTTTTAGAAAATGTAAAATAGTTCAACAATTTTCttgaactttaaaatattcacttattttaaattataaaaaaagtctcaataattcacttaatatgaactAGAGAAAGTGTATTCAACTAATAGCTAAAATTGTTTTTCTTGACTTTTCTCCGTTAGTTTTAATTTATACCATTGAtagttttataatttattttttcgtATGATTTAGTTAAATGATATgtagtttaattttaaatttgggTGCACTCATtcattagtaaaaaaaaaaatgttttgtgCACCCACTTcgcttaaaaaaaaattatttcctgTTTTAAGGTTTGAACGTCTTTGACGAAATTTCTAGCTCTGCCATAGACTTGAAGACGTCCTACGAGATGAAGGAATTTATTGGCACTCGTTATCTGGACGATTTACTGGTTCCTGATCATCGACAACAGAAGAAAGCATAATTGATTCTAGTATGTATATTGACatttcatatatatttaatgtTTGTGTTACTGGATTGTTCCTAGTGTATGTTTGTATGTAGATATCTAATTTCTTAAGTTACCTCTTTGTTGTGCTTCCTTTGAAGCAAAATTTATATAGTTATAGTCTATGCAACAACAATTTGGACTGCAGAATCACGAGTTTGAATATCTGTTAAATGACTCTACGATTGTATTCACAATTTGAATCAGAGAATCATGACGAGTTTAATTGAATATGCTTGTAATTAGAATTAGGCTTCTTTACCTTTGCTCTAGGGTAAGATTTGTATACATTCTATTTTTGTAGACTTCACTTTATGGGACTATGATGAATATGTTGTCGTCGTTCAGACATATCATTTTTTGTTACTTTCTCTCCATatgtcacaaaagataatgttgtataatataatttatataaattttatataatgtaatttgtataattgtttaaaattcaattgtttgtgtttgtataaattcgttattttgaatttatacaaaaataactcaattattcgCGAATTACACAAAGGAGACAATTTAAACTATAGCTACAACCCGTAAACATGTAAATTATAGCTAAGGAGCCTaactaaatttattataatagtTATTTGTGAATTTTTCCGCATTTAATTTCAGTAAAATAGCCCGATAATACGGTTGAACTACattatttttcctttaattttttaattaggGAGAGAAATCTTAAACTCAAAGGTGGATTGGATTCATTATTTGTATTTTAGGTGTCGTTTTCGTCAAAAtagtttttggaaaaaatttgaaaacaaTTTGAGAATTAGTATTTTgccatataatttattattacttggcaaataatttggGAATTGGTATTTGACCATATAATTTGTCATTACTTGACAAATATTccaagttcccaagttctaaaaaaactagaacttgaaaaattttaaaaattttaaaattaccccaaaattttatattatataaaaacaCCCATCATTTATTGTCGGGAAGAAATTGTTAGTAAAATGTGGaaatattttgtaaaataatagtttgttattacctttttcgaaaaaaaaatagtttgaatgACAAGATTGAGAAAAGcaaataatttgtttttaattcaattaatgtattgtttttatcatattgttattttgttgttgttgattgttatcaattatgttataaggtttttttaaaaataaaatatgtttattataaaattaagctattattattaattaattattgttaaAGATCATTTTAGGATAGTTTTACTAGAAAAATTTAGTTGAACCacttcaataataataataataaaagattcACTAACCAAGACTTTAATGTAAAATACGAATTATttcattatgaattttttttatatagtcTAGTGTCACGGATTTAGACTTCACCctaagacttccgtgcggcacttgacaacttactcacgaatctttcacgatcttgcaagctcaagtaagcctttatgactagatcgctaagggaacgctagattataagaaagacaagagagcttttatgaagaaggcttttgtattactttggaagaatgcttgtttGCTTTATGtgttgctacaaatgaatgccccctctatttatactactcctaaggggctcaagtataaataaaaattgatatacaagtccctccatatttacaaagaagtccctctctagaattctctacatactctagagaattctaagtctttcaagacttctctacaagcttctataaggatctagagtcttctactaacctctccaagactctagatttttctaccttcttcaagatcaagtggcgggccataacactctcccccacctgatgtgGCGACGACCGCGGCGCACTGCTGCTGCAAGAACTCCCGGATTTTGTCTTTGAACTGCCACAGGTCTTCATATCTCTCCCAATTGGCCTCCTCCGAAGATTGTCCCTTCCAATGGACTAAGAACATAGCAGTGGCCTGTTGTCCCTGTTTCCGCTTAGCTTGGTAGTCCACAATGGCCTCGATGTCTCGATCATGGGAGGCAGTGATTGTGAGTGGCGTCCGACTTGATTCTCCTCGGCTAGGATCATCCTTGTCCTTATGGTACGGCTTGAAGACACtggcatggaagactggatgaacCTTAAGATGCGGTGGCAGCTCCAACCTGTAAGAGATCTTGCCAACCTTGGCAACGATCCTGAATGGGCCCTCGTACTTTCGcaccaagttttgatgcatgCCTCGCAATGCCTTGAATTGCCTGGggttgaacttgaccaagacCATGTCTCCAACTTGGTAATCCGTGGGACGACGCTTGCGGTCGgcaaatttcttcatcttcttcgttGCCTTGTCTAAATAAGACTTGGCAGTGTCGAGCTGTTCCTCAAAACCCTTGGCCATGTGATAGGCCCCCAAACTCTTGCCCTCGAACGCGGCCGATAGTGAGtgtggagtttgtggctgtTGGCCTGTGGCTAGCTCGAATGGTGTCCGTCCTGTGGCCTCACTCCGCTGTAGGTTGTAAGAGAATTGGGCTACGTCCAGTAGTCTTGCCCAATCTTTCTGATGGGAGCTCACAAAGTGCCTCAAGTAGCACTCCAGTAAGGCATTGACTCGCTCCGTCTGGCCGTCTGTCTGCGGGTGAAAACTAGTGGAGAAATGTAATTTCGTGCCAAGAATTTCgaacaattctctccaaaagttcCCGGTGAAGCGTGGGTCTCTGTCGCTAATGATATGTCTTGGCAATCCCCAATACTTCACCACATTCTTGAAGAATAGTCTGGCAGCCTCCTTAGCAGTGCAACCTGCCGTGGCGGGCATGAAGCTGGCATACTTGGAAAACCTGTCCACCACGACCATAATCGTCCCGTACCCGTCGGACTTCGGTAAGCatgtgatgaagtccatggtcacgCTCTCCCATGGACGCTCCGCTACAGGCAAGGGCTCCAAGAGTCCTCCTGGTTGACGCTGCTCTACTTTGTCTTGCTGGCATACAAGACAAGTCTGCATATAGCATTCAATATCGTCCCGCATATGGGGCCAGTAGTAAATCGCCTCAATCAATGCCCTCGTGCGACGCTGCCCTGGATGTCCGGCCCATAAAGTGTCATGGCTTTCCTTCATGATCCGTCGCCTGATAGTTCCGAATTTCGGCACATAGACCCTTCGTCCGGCGGTAAGCAGAAGTCCATCTTCTACCCAAAAGCGCCTTGTCTTGCCTTGCGCGGCTAACT
This sequence is a window from Solanum dulcamara chromosome 10, daSolDulc1.2, whole genome shotgun sequence. Protein-coding genes within it:
- the LOC129871687 gene encoding uncharacterized protein LOC129871687; the protein is MGIWDFISSGTEVVKRNTRDLATPVKKVCERSYYYSAATVRKIDDELQKLGQYSYMPDEEGRAKIVNFSTKFVKNASFYAVKEAANIFIPGVSQIYSQTVREMEIESKKNQNVSPDKEIAGNSSKDTSSTGTLGLLDGAEILEKREPPLVSENKVEVDSFAHRTAEEGGAISGQPNIIRQKIRSLI